The following proteins are encoded in a genomic region of Hymenobacter siberiensis:
- a CDS encoding 2Fe-2S iron-sulfur cluster-binding protein, which translates to MYHTLTVVALTQETADSVTIHLERPDRAPIASRPGQFLTLIVPCGPGGKKERRAYSLSSTPTEAPRLSVTVKRVVGGLVSNYLLDTVKVGQEIEVMEPLGNFTLSPSPKAARSLVLIGAGSGITPLMSMLKAVVAAEPQSYVLLIYGNRNEESVIFQQQLADIEARSNGHLQVEHVYSQPLQPMAPHRHTGRVNRTMLLRILEQRHQFPAEQAEYFMCGPEGLMAEAQAALSLLNVPEARIRRESFVASADTAELAAAQPSGHGDVSARPDDKIKNTRTVTIQYEGSEYLIEVPAGKTILDTALDQDIDLPYSCQAGLCTACRGKCLSGKVHLDEREGLSDSELKQGYVLTCVGHPMTDDVVIEIG; encoded by the coding sequence ATGTACCATACCCTCACCGTCGTTGCCCTCACCCAGGAAACCGCCGATTCTGTCACCATTCACCTGGAGCGGCCCGACCGGGCGCCCATCGCCAGCCGTCCCGGCCAGTTTCTGACGCTTATCGTGCCCTGCGGGCCGGGCGGCAAAAAGGAGCGCCGGGCCTACTCGCTCAGCAGCACGCCCACGGAGGCCCCGCGCCTGTCCGTGACGGTGAAGCGCGTGGTGGGCGGCCTGGTGAGTAACTATTTGCTTGATACCGTGAAAGTAGGCCAGGAAATAGAGGTAATGGAACCGCTCGGCAATTTCACCCTCAGCCCCAGCCCCAAGGCGGCCCGCTCGCTGGTGCTCATCGGGGCCGGCTCGGGCATCACGCCACTCATGTCGATGCTGAAAGCCGTGGTAGCGGCCGAGCCCCAGAGCTACGTGCTGCTGATTTATGGCAACCGCAACGAGGAATCTGTGATTTTTCAGCAGCAGCTTGCCGACATCGAAGCCCGCTCCAATGGCCACCTGCAGGTAGAGCACGTGTATAGCCAGCCCCTGCAGCCCATGGCGCCGCACCGCCACACCGGCCGGGTAAACCGCACCATGCTCCTGCGCATTCTGGAGCAGCGCCACCAGTTTCCGGCCGAGCAGGCCGAATACTTCATGTGCGGCCCCGAGGGCCTGATGGCCGAAGCCCAGGCCGCCCTCAGCCTGCTGAACGTGCCTGAGGCCCGCATTCGCCGCGAAAGCTTCGTGGCCAGCGCCGACACCGCCGAGCTGGCCGCCGCCCAGCCCAGCGGCCACGGCGACGTATCGGCCCGCCCCGATGATAAGATAAAGAACACCCGCACCGTCACCATTCAGTACGAAGGCAGCGAGTACCTCATCGAAGTGCCCGCCGGCAAAACTATTCTCGATACTGCTCTCGACCAGGATATTGACCTGCCGTATTCGTGCCAGGCCGGCCTTTGCACCGCCTGCCGGGGCAAGTGCCTGAGTGGCAAAGTACACCTCGACGAGCGCGAAGGCCTCTCCGATTCGGAGCTGAAGCAGGGCTATGTGCTCACCTGCGTAGGCCACCCAATGACGGATGATGTGGTGATTGAAATAGGGTAG
- a CDS encoding M3 family oligoendopeptidase, with protein MMLLAEPTAESATNTSRPPRHYLPEDFIVTDWATIEPFFQELQARPVHTPAELERWLLDRSELESALSEDLAWRYIHMTCDTQDPARSEAFQYFVNEVEPLVAPYDHALNEKMLASPHLAGLDEGRYGVFLRSVRRASEIYRAENIPLKTDISTKQQQYAATVGAMNVTLDGYDLTLPQAADRLKNPDRAVRETAWRAIQARRLQDAKPLDQLFTELIGLRHQVALNAGFANFRDYMFAALGRFDYTPQDCFNFHAAIRETVVPLIDDFDLERRQDLNLPALRPWDLDVDPSGQPPLRPFGTGAELLEKTITVFETLDSYLGNCLRTMRQMGHLDLESRKGKAPGGYNYPLDETGVPFIFMNATSSLRDVVTMLHEGGHAVHSFLTRGLPLGADKHPPSEVAELASMSMELMSMDQWHVFFPNPEDLRRAKKTHLESVLETFPWVATIDKFQHWVYEHPTHTETERHQRWVEIFDEFNQRTVDWAGLDNFKPYLWQKQLHLYEVPFYYIEYAMAQLGAIAVWRNFRQNPIEGLAAYKRALSLGYTAPIGQIYAAAGIRFDFSTEYLRTLADFVREEMAAL; from the coding sequence ATGATGCTTCTTGCTGAACCTACCGCCGAGTCGGCTACCAATACGAGCCGGCCGCCCCGCCACTATTTGCCCGAGGACTTTATCGTGACCGACTGGGCCACGATTGAGCCCTTCTTCCAGGAATTGCAGGCTCGGCCGGTGCACACGCCCGCCGAGCTGGAGCGCTGGCTGCTCGACCGCTCCGAGCTGGAATCGGCGTTGAGCGAAGACCTCGCCTGGCGCTACATCCACATGACCTGCGACACGCAGGACCCGGCGCGCTCCGAAGCCTTTCAGTATTTCGTGAACGAAGTGGAGCCGCTGGTGGCTCCCTACGACCACGCCCTCAACGAAAAGATGCTGGCCTCGCCGCACCTGGCCGGGCTGGATGAAGGCCGCTACGGCGTGTTTCTGCGCTCGGTACGCCGCGCTTCGGAAATTTATCGGGCCGAAAACATCCCGCTCAAAACCGACATCAGCACCAAGCAGCAGCAGTACGCCGCCACGGTGGGGGCCATGAACGTGACCCTCGACGGCTACGACCTGACCCTGCCCCAGGCTGCCGACCGCCTCAAGAACCCCGACCGGGCCGTGCGCGAAACGGCCTGGCGCGCCATTCAGGCCCGCCGCCTGCAGGACGCCAAGCCCCTCGACCAGCTCTTCACCGAACTCATCGGCCTGCGCCACCAGGTGGCACTGAATGCCGGTTTCGCCAACTTCCGCGACTATATGTTTGCCGCCCTGGGCCGGTTCGACTACACGCCGCAGGACTGTTTCAACTTCCACGCCGCCATCCGCGAAACGGTGGTGCCGCTGATTGACGATTTCGACCTGGAGCGCCGCCAGGACCTGAACCTGCCTGCCCTGCGCCCCTGGGACCTCGACGTGGACCCCAGCGGCCAGCCCCCGCTGCGCCCCTTCGGCACTGGCGCGGAGCTGCTGGAAAAGACCATCACCGTCTTCGAAACGCTCGATAGCTACCTCGGCAACTGCCTGCGCACCATGCGCCAGATGGGCCACCTCGACCTGGAAAGCCGCAAGGGCAAAGCCCCCGGCGGCTACAACTACCCGCTGGACGAAACCGGCGTACCCTTCATCTTCATGAACGCCACGAGCTCGCTGCGCGACGTGGTGACCATGCTGCACGAAGGCGGCCACGCCGTGCACAGCTTCCTCACGCGCGGCCTGCCACTGGGAGCCGATAAGCACCCGCCGTCCGAAGTGGCTGAGCTGGCCTCAATGAGCATGGAGCTGATGAGCATGGACCAGTGGCACGTTTTCTTCCCCAACCCGGAAGACCTGCGTCGCGCCAAGAAAACCCACCTCGAAAGTGTACTGGAAACCTTCCCGTGGGTAGCCACCATCGACAAGTTTCAGCACTGGGTGTACGAGCACCCCACGCACACCGAAACCGAGCGCCACCAGCGTTGGGTCGAGATTTTTGACGAGTTCAACCAGCGCACCGTGGACTGGGCCGGCCTCGATAACTTCAAGCCCTACCTCTGGCAGAAGCAACTGCACCTCTACGAAGTGCCGTTCTACTACATCGAGTATGCCATGGCGCAGCTCGGGGCCATTGCCGTATGGCGCAACTTCCGCCAGAACCCCATCGAGGGCCTGGCCGCCTACAAGCGCGCCCTGTCCCTGGGCTACACCGCGCCCATCGGCCAGATTTATGCCGCCGCCGGCATCCGCTTCGATTTCAGCACTGAGTACCTGCGCACCCTGGCCGACTTCGTGCGCGAGGAAATGGCCGCGCTGTAA
- a CDS encoding T9SS type A sorting domain-containing protein encodes MKKQYLMLSAALLLAGAAHAQGTELFFSEYNEGAHQMGVTYGGTAPSTGNERALEIFNPTNNTVSLNPYSVRRYSNGSLTVVEEEKLFRSNQAHAAVGINSMNARTTFVLACGQATIPAIVNVANQFSAEYGVTTLPTVILGGGPIYFNGDDAMALVRYPSGTAGSGNGVIVDLIGVIGERPVLQTCATGGNWSGTNPLDGTGTNAVFVASANQSITRRATVSRGLRVNPSPQNVVPATCPPTRAAGGYNIADEWVMYSTAFNGPNGTSNPAGQLYDQLGSHNDYVGPFGTYQAVLSTLGKFDKNISVYPNPAHGFATVEIKDAKVGRVTVLNNLGQAISAEAKGQGQEKLQLDISALKPGLYFVQILSADGQTKIYKELVVE; translated from the coding sequence ATGAAAAAGCAATACTTAATGCTCTCTGCTGCTTTGCTGCTGGCCGGAGCTGCCCATGCCCAAGGTACGGAACTGTTTTTCTCGGAATACAACGAGGGAGCCCACCAGATGGGCGTAACCTATGGCGGTACGGCCCCCTCGACCGGCAACGAGCGAGCCCTGGAGATTTTCAACCCGACCAATAACACCGTCAGCCTGAACCCATACTCGGTGCGGCGCTACTCCAACGGCAGTTTAACGGTAGTGGAGGAAGAGAAATTGTTCCGCAGCAACCAGGCACATGCCGCTGTGGGGATAAACAGTATGAATGCCCGCACAACCTTCGTGCTGGCCTGCGGTCAAGCGACCATTCCGGCTATTGTGAACGTCGCAAACCAGTTCAGCGCCGAATACGGCGTGACCACCCTTCCCACGGTAATCCTTGGTGGCGGCCCTATTTATTTCAACGGCGACGACGCAATGGCCCTGGTGCGCTACCCCAGCGGCACGGCGGGCTCCGGCAATGGCGTGATTGTGGACCTGATTGGCGTGATTGGTGAAAGACCTGTGTTGCAGACCTGCGCAACGGGCGGCAACTGGAGCGGCACCAACCCCCTGGACGGTACCGGCACCAACGCGGTTTTCGTGGCTTCGGCCAACCAGTCCATCACCCGTCGGGCTACCGTATCGCGCGGCCTCCGGGTTAACCCATCTCCTCAGAACGTTGTTCCCGCTACCTGCCCACCCACCCGTGCCGCGGGCGGCTATAACATTGCCGACGAGTGGGTGATGTACTCTACGGCCTTCAACGGCCCAAATGGGACTTCAAACCCCGCCGGCCAGCTCTACGACCAGCTGGGCAGCCACAACGACTACGTAGGTCCCTTCGGCACTTACCAGGCCGTGCTGAGCACGCTGGGTAAGTTCGACAAAAACATCAGCGTGTACCCCAACCCGGCCCATGGCTTTGCTACGGTTGAAATCAAAGATGCCAAAGTGGGCCGCGTTACCGTGCTGAACAACCTGGGCCAGGCCATCAGCGCCGAGGCCAAAGGCCAGGGCCAGGAAAAGCTCCAGCTCGACATCTCGGCCCTGAAGCCCGGCCTGTACTTCGTGCAGATTCTGAGCGCCGACGGCCAGACCAAAATCTATAAAGAGCTGG